A genomic region of Anopheles coustani chromosome 3, idAnoCousDA_361_x.2, whole genome shotgun sequence contains the following coding sequences:
- the LOC131258632 gene encoding uncharacterized protein LOC131258632 isoform X1 — MDSFTKDAMELMDLPVEILEIIFDYLTVPDLKNASMVCLQWSNMAFSGRRMHRVRLNVDFRNDDSQDYLTLLRRSKRQYRHVVLEIDSKKMTVISCFIELLENFKRSVESLKLVSYYVEYSQIRDILLEVPNLKKLSLQAMVLLDHAQTANLMPPSIKPLHQLTDLVLQSDSSLQLQPFDICTFAPNLRKLDMDCDLTRAVEVFSHFSDRLKSVAVFFKTNAFFLRFCEINFPELLEIDFYSDDEQFDDDAAVRTISTFFARLKRLQMATLRCNITQPIMNALIENCRDITCLHIKTGNLENRAFSGLANLTKLKVLTLDGWLRSIVFEDCKPLSALQELRLHSIAMDHTLECFKKLSTMMPNLRKLDVIEQDMDDDCLHFICKNMVSLQQMLLEICPNITEDGFEYLNRLPHLFELSLGYLDLLQGFLVLIPPNEVKLLSLNRCDKLTDDDLMLIPHVFPLLTRLKIASCHLITFAGIERLRSQIPWCTVITEHILE, encoded by the exons ATGGATAGTTTTACCAAGGATGCAATGGAGCTTATGGATTTACCTGTGGAA atcctGGAGATTATTTTCGACTACTTGACCGTGCCCGACCTCAAAAATGCCTCTATGGTGTGCCTTCAGTGGTCAAACATGGCCTTTTCGGGTCGTAGAATGCACCGCGTTCGTCTCAATGTTGATTTCCGTAACGACGATAGTCAAGATTACTTAACACTTTTGCGTAGAAGCAAGCGGCAGTATCGTCACGTTGTATTAGAGATAGACTCCAAAAAAATGACTGTGATATCCTGTTTTATTGAACTGTTAGAAAACTTTAAAAGATCCGTAGAGAGTTTGAAGCTTGTTTCATACTACGTAGAATACTCGCAAATTCGGGACATCCTACTCGAGGTACCCAACTTAAAGAAACTTTCACTTCAGGCTATGGTGCTATTAGATCATGCACAAACTGCTAATTTAATGCCGCCATCGATTAAACCTTTGCACCAACTAACTGACCTGGTGCTACAAAGTGATTCGTCGCTGCAATTGCAACCGTTTGATATCTGCACCTTCGCTCCAAATCTTAGAAAGCTCGACATGGATTGCGATTTAACTCGGGCTGTAGAAGTGTTCAGTCATTTTAGCGATCGACTGAAATCGGTAGCAGTATTTTTTAAGACCAATGccttttttcttcggttttgtGAGATAAATTTTCCGGAGCTATTAGAAATCGATTTCTACAGCGATGATGAGCaatttgatgatgatgcagcGGTAAGAACGATTTCCACTTTTTTCGCACGACTGAAACGTCTTCAGATGGCTACGCTGAGGTGTAACATAACCCAACCGATCATGAATGCTTTGATAGAAAATTGCCGCGACATCACTTGCCTCCATATCAAAACGGGCAATCTAGAAAATCGTGCATTTAGTGGATTAGCAAACCtaacaaaattgaaa GTCCTCACATTGGATGGCTGGCTGAGGAGTATTGTGTTTGAGGATTGTAAACCGCTTTCGGCGCTGCAAGAGCTTCGTCTTCACTCGATAGCGATGGATCATACGTTGGAGTGTTTCAAAAAATTGTCAACCATGATGCCAAACCTGCGTAAGCTGGATGTAATAGAGCAGGATATGGATGATGATTGTCTCCATTTTATCTGCAAAAACATGGTATCCCTTCAGCAGATGCTATTGGAAATATGTCCCAAC ATTACTGAGGATGggtttgaatatttaaatCGACTACCCCACCTTTTTGAGTTAagtttgggatacttggaccTTCTTCAAGGGTTCTTGGTACTGATTCCACCAAACGAAGTTAAGCTACTCTCGCTTAACCGCTGCGACAAG TTGACCGACGATGATCTTATGCTGATTCCCCACGTGTTTCCGTTGCTTACAAGGCTAAAAATTGCATCGTGCCATTTAATAACGTTTGCGGGCATTGAACGGCTGCGTTCTCAAATACCTTGGTGCACGGTGATAACAGAACATAtattggaataa
- the LOC131258632 gene encoding F-box/LRR-repeat protein fbxl-1-like isoform X2 — protein MDSFTKDAMELMDLPVEILEIIFDYLTVPDLKNASMVCLQWSNMAFSGRRMHRVLTLDGWLRSIVFEDCKPLSALQELRLHSIAMDHTLECFKKLSTMMPNLRKLDVIEQDMDDDCLHFICKNMVSLQQMLLEICPNITEDGFEYLNRLPHLFELSLGYLDLLQGFLVLIPPNEVKLLSLNRCDKLTDDDLMLIPHVFPLLTRLKIASCHLITFAGIERLRSQIPWCTVITEHILE, from the exons ATGGATAGTTTTACCAAGGATGCAATGGAGCTTATGGATTTACCTGTGGAA atcctGGAGATTATTTTCGACTACTTGACCGTGCCCGACCTCAAAAATGCCTCTATGGTGTGCCTTCAGTGGTCAAACATGGCCTTTTCGGGTCGTAGAATGCACCGC GTCCTCACATTGGATGGCTGGCTGAGGAGTATTGTGTTTGAGGATTGTAAACCGCTTTCGGCGCTGCAAGAGCTTCGTCTTCACTCGATAGCGATGGATCATACGTTGGAGTGTTTCAAAAAATTGTCAACCATGATGCCAAACCTGCGTAAGCTGGATGTAATAGAGCAGGATATGGATGATGATTGTCTCCATTTTATCTGCAAAAACATGGTATCCCTTCAGCAGATGCTATTGGAAATATGTCCCAAC ATTACTGAGGATGggtttgaatatttaaatCGACTACCCCACCTTTTTGAGTTAagtttgggatacttggaccTTCTTCAAGGGTTCTTGGTACTGATTCCACCAAACGAAGTTAAGCTACTCTCGCTTAACCGCTGCGACAAG TTGACCGACGATGATCTTATGCTGATTCCCCACGTGTTTCCGTTGCTTACAAGGCTAAAAATTGCATCGTGCCATTTAATAACGTTTGCGGGCATTGAACGGCTGCGTTCTCAAATACCTTGGTGCACGGTGATAACAGAACATAtattggaataa